The following proteins are co-located in the Methanoregula sp. UBA64 genome:
- a CDS encoding TldD/PmbA family protein, translating to MAWIEELLQAGKTKADEVEVFLAGGTSVSADLKKTRISLCTSAIESGIGIRTIKDGRIGISSTNDPGQWKACLDAAIASGRLATKSEWHGLPDPADLSRADLTFDPGLEVGPGIAERLVREMLEGAAEHPRAAVTSGGAGVMYSEVTIANSRGVRYTSRQTEVSAALDAVCGQSTGYEFDAAGSAGAIDARRVGERAAALAERSKDGKKIATGTYDVVLSPMAFADLLSGILVPSLSGRNVLQGRSKLAGKIGEEVASPLVSLYDDPHRAGALGSTWFDAEGTPTHRLDFVKDGVLAGFAYDCRTAYRAGTASTGSAVRGGPGGSPAIGHHNFVVDGKRSDLYDAPGVYVHGVVGAHTANTLTGDFSVEMSNAFTIRDGDLAEPVRSAMLAGNFFDLMRSVAALGKESRAIGSYILPPVRIKNVRVVGT from the coding sequence GTGGCGTGGATTGAAGAGCTCTTACAGGCAGGAAAAACAAAAGCGGACGAGGTGGAGGTGTTCCTGGCAGGCGGCACGTCCGTATCGGCGGATCTCAAAAAAACCCGCATCAGCCTCTGCACCTCGGCAATTGAGAGCGGCATTGGCATCCGCACGATAAAGGACGGCAGGATCGGGATATCGAGCACGAACGATCCCGGCCAGTGGAAGGCCTGCCTCGATGCAGCGATCGCGAGCGGCCGGCTCGCAACAAAGAGCGAATGGCACGGCCTCCCGGATCCGGCCGATCTTTCCCGGGCCGACCTGACCTTCGATCCCGGGCTGGAAGTCGGTCCCGGGATCGCAGAACGCCTTGTTCGGGAGATGCTCGAAGGGGCGGCAGAACACCCGCGGGCAGCGGTCACCTCCGGCGGCGCCGGGGTCATGTACAGCGAGGTCACGATCGCAAACAGCCGCGGCGTCCGGTACACCTCGCGCCAGACCGAGGTTTCGGCAGCGCTCGATGCAGTCTGCGGCCAGTCAACGGGCTACGAGTTCGATGCGGCCGGATCGGCCGGCGCGATCGATGCCCGCCGGGTCGGGGAGCGGGCCGCAGCGCTTGCCGAGCGGTCAAAAGACGGGAAGAAGATCGCAACCGGCACCTACGATGTCGTCCTCTCGCCCATGGCGTTTGCCGATCTGCTCTCGGGCATCCTCGTCCCGTCGCTCTCGGGGCGGAACGTGCTCCAGGGCCGCTCGAAGCTGGCAGGAAAGATCGGAGAAGAGGTCGCATCCCCGCTCGTCTCCCTGTACGACGACCCGCACCGGGCCGGTGCTCTGGGGAGCACGTGGTTCGATGCCGAGGGTACGCCCACGCACCGGCTCGATTTTGTAAAAGACGGCGTCCTTGCCGGGTTTGCCTACGATTGCCGGACCGCGTACCGGGCCGGGACGGCTTCTACCGGCAGCGCAGTCCGCGGCGGCCCGGGCGGTTCGCCTGCCATCGGCCACCACAATTTCGTTGTCGATGGGAAGAGGAGCGATCTGTACGATGCACCGGGCGTCTATGTCCACGGAGTCGTAGGAGCCCATACCGCAAACACCTTAACCGGCGATTTCTCGGTGGAGATGTCGAACGCGTTTACCATCCGGGACGGCGACCTGGCAGAGCCGGTCAGGAGCGCCATGCTTGCCGGGAACTTCTTCGATCTCATGCGGTCCGTTGCAGCGCTCGGGAAGGAGAGCCGGGCAATCGGGTCGTACATCCTGCCCCCGGTAAGGATTAAGAACGTCCGGGTCGTTGGTACGTAA
- a CDS encoding pro-sigmaK processing inhibitor BofA family protein yields the protein MSNIILAVVLIVAILAIAYYLVKKFAVLVVNAVLGLIFLFILNTLGVMSWLGKPDLGYSLATIIICGVGGIPGVLVLVLLDILGITI from the coding sequence ATGAGCAACATCATCCTCGCGGTCGTTTTGATCGTTGCGATCCTCGCCATTGCCTATTACCTGGTAAAAAAATTCGCCGTGCTCGTGGTCAACGCGGTGCTCGGCCTCATCTTCTTATTCATCCTAAACACGCTCGGGGTCATGTCCTGGCTCGGGAAACCCGACCTCGGTTACAGCCTTGCCACGATCATCATCTGCGGGGTCGGCGGCATTCCGGGCGTGCTGGTGCTCGTGCTGCTGGATATCCTGGGGATAACGATATAA